TGCCATTGAGAACGCCTATTTCCACCTTGAGGAAAAGGCCCGCAAGGAATACCGGAAGCAGTACATTACGCCAGAGTTCTAAGGTTACCTGGAAACATTACCGGTCGTAGATAAAATGTGGAAAACAGAATCTCCCCATAGACCAGCTCAACCCAGGCCTATCTAACTCTTCCCTCTTCTCTCTCCTATTCAAGTAAGATTAATCCTTAGTATTACAGTTTTTGTTTAACCAGGTGCAAGTAAAGCTTGCTTTTGACTTACTTGAAATTTACTTGAACAGACGATATGATACTTCCACATCGTCGTTCTACCAGTCTAATCCAAAGCTGCTAAACAAAACGCCGGTTACAACATTATGAGGAAAAAAATCTATTCTTTCAGATTCGGTACCAAGAAATCCGCAGTCAGCCTGCCCATTGCTCTGATTATCTTGTTTCTGTACTTTTCAGTTTCTGCTGTATCTGCCAAAGCCAGGTTGATCAGGTTAAATGCTGCTCCAGCAGATAAGACACTGCAGAGCGCTCCATCCATCCAGCCACATCCCACGGTGCAGCCAAACCAGCAACCTCGCATAGCAAAGACGATTGCTCCACTCATGCAGTCAAAAAGCCTCGTCCCTGCAATATCTAATGAAATTGAACTCTATTCCGGCTGGAACCTGATTTCTCTCGGCTTGCAGCCGACCTCTGGCAGCATTGAAGTGATCTTCGCAGCCATCAGCAGCAGTATGCACTATGTAATGGGATTCTTAAGGGATACCGGCACTGGGGAAAATGAGGGTTTCAGGACATACATGAATTTGCCGGGTATCAAAGAATTCAGCAACCTGCTTACCATGGACGGATATCATGGATACTGGGTGTACATGATTTCCGATGCTACTCTGGAAGTCAGCGGGACAAGGATCTATGAAAGCCGAGAGCAGACCATGAAGTCCGGCTGGAATCTGGTCGGCAGCTGGATCAACGCCGATTCTTCGCTTCCTACAGCACTCGATTCGTCTGAAACAGTGATAGACACAATTTTTAATCAGCATCCAATTTCCGGGAAGGTCAGGTATATCATGGGATTTTACAGGAATCCGTCTGATAAAGGACCAGAAGGTTTTCGTACATTCATGAATAATTCAGCGATAAATTTCTCCACCCTCTCTTCAATGCTACCTGCTTATGGATACTGGTTCTATATGGAAGGAGACGGCATTCTGAGATACGGGAATCGAATATTATCCGGTACTGTCACGGACGACCAGACGGGTTTGCCTGTCTCAGGAGCTGGAATCTTTTTGTTGAACACCACTTATGCTACTGAGACCGACAGCAGCGGGTATTACGAGTTTTCCGACATCCCTGCCGGTACATATACCGTGATTGTTAAGTGCGACGGGATTGTAACCAAAACCATCCCTGACGTCAATGTGCAATAAAGACAAGGAGTGAATATGAAGCGCCATCTGATTCTCTTTCCGGTTCTCATTATCACAGCGATCATGATGTACGGGTGCTCTGGAGGTGGATCAGGTGGAGGCGGTACAGCAGTGGTTGCAACCAGCTTAGGCTCCATCAGCGGTCTGCTTGATGGACCTCAGAAGGCTGGAGTTGTTGTGTCAGCAGAGCAGGTTACCAACAGCATGGCTGCCAGTGTGAAGAGCAAGATGCTTGGAAAAACTGCTTCACAGAATTATTCAGCCCTGACTGACACTGATGGAAGATTCGAAATCAAGGACGTTCCAGAAGGCAGATATTTCGTCCAGGCCAGGCGCGGTGCTACTATTGTTGGACAGAAGCTTGATGTGGAAGTTAAAAAAATGGCGATCACCACGCTGAATATACAGGTGACTGCGACAGGATCTCTTTCAGGCAAAGTGACTTTGACTGGGCAAACACAGTACTCAGGAATAATGGTTTATCTTGCTGGGACTTCATATCTTGCCCTAACTGATGTAATTGGTAACTATCTCATCTCTGACATTCCTGTGAGCTTTTATACTCTGGAAGTGATGTTCCAAGGTTATGCAAATCAGAGGCTCACATCCGTGGAAGTCTTGGCGGCACAGACGCATACTTTAAATGACATGACATTAGCTCCACTTTCCACTGTTGTCAGCGGCAGAGTGCTGATGAATAATCTGTCCAGGCAGGCAGATATAACTGTTGAGGCATACAATGCCGGTAACACTCTGGTGCAATTGACCCTGACCGACTATGATGGAAATTACTACCTGCAAGGGCTGGGGAATGGAACTTTCAGGATTCAGGCAGAAAAAGTTAATTTCATTTCAATGGCAGCCACAATTGAAGTTAAGAATAGCTCGGCAGTTGTCCCTGATTTATTTTTATCACCAGCGTTAGTAGATTTTTATTACACACAAAACTCATATGAACCAAGGTTTTATAACGATTATCAATCGTGTTCTCCAAACAGTACCATTGATCTCATTTCCTGGATTACTTTTTACTATGACTTGATTATTGAATATGCTGATGGATCTCAGAAAATTAATTATGTTGGAGATGGTTTTTCTTCTGCACTCAGCGCTCCTGCGATAAGTATGAGAACTAATCCCATAACTGTTGAATGCAGCACTGCAAACAATTTAAGCAGTTTAAATCTGGACAGTGTGGGATTTGGAATTGCAAACGGAACAAAGTATACAGCTCCTTCTATAGGTGTCTTGGAAACCGTTGAATGCACTTATTCTGAAAATGGGATTAGTAAATCTATTCACATTGGTATAAGTTGTGATGCTACAGGTAATAATGGCATCTGGACAGTTAAAAATGGGGGTGGTTCAATAGCAAACGGCATATTTACTGCTCCATCTTCTGCCGGGACTTCCACATTAACCTGCACTTACACTGAAAACGGGAAAACTGCTTCTGCTGACTTGACCGTGAATTCCCATCAAGTTACCTCAATCTCGTTGAACCAGAACTCCCTGACTTTGGAGCTTTTTAGTGGCAGCTACAATCTCAACAATATAGGGGCAACCGGCACTTTCAATGACTCTACAACAGCAACCGTCACACCAACCTGGTCCACAACCTCAAGCGTAGGTTCTATTAATGGAACCACCTTTACTTTATCATCCACAGGAAGCGCTGTATTAACTGCGACCTATGCTGGACAGACTGCAAATTTAACAGTGACTGTCACCAATCCTCCAAATGCTGTGTCTAGTTTTGTCGCCCTGCCCTGGGATTCCACTGAAATCGACCTGTACTGCAAAACTCCAGGGAACCTTAACGGTGGGATGACCCTTGTGATTGTACGAAAAAGCGGCAGCTATCCTAGCTCAGCCACTGATGGAACCGTTATCCTTACTGAGACCAGCCCCACAGTAAGCACCTGGTACAAGATGTATGACACAAGTCTGACCAGTGGATCAACCAATTACTACTCCGCATTCGTTATTAATGTTACAGATACCAGCTCTGCGATTAGTTCTGCAGCGAAAGCTAATGGGACTCAGAGCAACAACAGCGTCCAGCAGTTTATATCCATAAATGGAAGCAGTGGCGCAGTTGGCGACAGGGTGTATGCGTTGAGCACGACTGCTGGATCGACTGCCCTTATGTGTGGCAGGAGCACGATTACCACATCTGGAGCAATACCCCTATTCAACGTAATTACTGAAGACCCGGCTGGTATAGGCAATGGTGGAGTGAGGAACACAGCCATCAAATTCTACATCGCTGGCCACCTCTGCACCTCTATACCTTCCATGGTTTTCAACGGATCCACGCAACCATTGCCTGAGACAGTGACAATCACTTATTAACTTTTCTTTAGAAACACCCTGGAATTGTCATTTTAAGGGTGTTTTCCATTGAAAGGGTTTGAATCGTGTAGGTGAAAAGTGATAGAAACTTCCCAGGTCTAAGTAAACACATAGAGCTGGGGTCAGGTCGTAATTTGGGTAAGTTATTTGGAACGACCAGACCCCATCTTTGAAAGATTGTACATATTTTGTTAGGTATGATTCACCCTGACTTCGAACAGGTTTTTCCTATTTTAGCCGCTCCCGGATATGGTGGGGTCGAGAGGGACGCTCCAAACCGTGGGTAAAGACGCAGAAACTTTCTTAGTCAGATAATCCATTCTATTATCAAACATATGGCGATAGCGTGCCTTGAGAGAAGCAGAATTCTTTTACTCCCCGCCGGGGTGTTCAGAGGGGCGCAGTCCCTCTGATTGGTGGGATTT
This genomic interval from Candidatus Wallbacteria bacterium contains the following:
- a CDS encoding carboxypeptidase-like regulatory domain-containing protein, whose translation is MRKKIYSFRFGTKKSAVSLPIALIILFLYFSVSAVSAKARLIRLNAAPADKTLQSAPSIQPHPTVQPNQQPRIAKTIAPLMQSKSLVPAISNEIELYSGWNLISLGLQPTSGSIEVIFAAISSSMHYVMGFLRDTGTGENEGFRTYMNLPGIKEFSNLLTMDGYHGYWVYMISDATLEVSGTRIYESREQTMKSGWNLVGSWINADSSLPTALDSSETVIDTIFNQHPISGKVRYIMGFYRNPSDKGPEGFRTFMNNSAINFSTLSSMLPAYGYWFYMEGDGILRYGNRILSGTVTDDQTGLPVSGAGIFLLNTTYATETDSSGYYEFSDIPAGTYTVIVKCDGIVTKTIPDVNVQ